The Haliotis asinina isolate JCU_RB_2024 chromosome 3, JCU_Hal_asi_v2, whole genome shotgun sequence genome segment TATGTAAGTCACTGTGGTTAGGACAGACAAGCAGTTGTGTTGTTTTACCAGTCCTCTTCAGTACTGCCTGgatatttcaaattttctttGTGGTAAGCATCTTGTTTCATGTTCTATATGCTAAGCCAAAGCAGTTTTAAGAGTCACAATGGCAACACATGTTCACTTGAAGCAAAATCTAAACTGAGtgaaaaccaacattttgattGATCTATTGGTTTTTATCTGTTGCTTAGTGGAGAATTCATGACAGTTGCACAAACATTGTTTGTAATACAATTGTTTAGAATATTTGTATTCATAAAAAGTTTTCATTTATATGAGGTGGACAACGGTGACTTCATgaaaaatgtgagtgagttttattgaATATAGTCACCGGATAGAGGACTACAATATAGGACCAGATGCATACAGTGAATCATCCATAACAGTTTTCGTTAACAGTACCCCCTGGATAGTGAAATAAGTGTGACCTAAGTTGAAACTCTCTTAGAACTTGAGAATGTTAATTTCACGTTAAGCTTGATAAGGATAATTCTTTTCAGTTCAAAATCCAAGTTTTTGACGGCTTGTGTTTTTAGATTTTGTCCCAATGGTTAACGTCTAAGACCTACCTCATTTTGGACTTTCCACCCACGCAGAGATATCGACTGGTAATATTTAAATACCTGCTCATAGCATGGtttaatctcactcactcactcactcactcactcactcactcactcagtcgctCCCTCTGCtccgctccactccactccactccactccactccactcagGTAGACATGTTCCAAGCATGCCCTGTAAGCACTAGGAACTTAATAATGTCTTAATGATAAAAATTTTACCACTGACGGGGCATTTCAAGCCTCCATATTTCAGGACATTCACTTGAAGTGCACACCATATGGTGTATTTCTAAATTCACCccaaaatcttcattcttcaaATTATTTTTAAGACTCAGAGTTTAACACTGAGGAAGCTAAGGATATAAATGAGCTTTGCATGTGTTAGTGctcattttcagtttttttcattcaaaatgaatatttgatgACTGGAAATGTCATTTGTACTGACAGCATATGTCTGAGGTTTTCTTTGAATTTATATGTAACACCTGCAGCACCTGCTTATTTCAACATGATTTGTAGTCAGTTATGAAGACTATTACTGAAGTCTGTCTGTGGTATGAATAGTTGTAGCTATTAAATCAGAATGATCATGCCTGATGAATAGAATGCCGAGGCAAATCACTAACTGAGACGTTGTTCTGATTCATTATGGTCACATAACGTACACCTAATGTGATATCTTTACTTGTCCATTATGTTTTTAATGGGGTATCATATGAAACAGGTTTTATAAATCAGAGCACACTTAGGCTTTTGTATGTTCACAGATGGTGCATCATGAAGTGTAGACAGCCATTAAACACAACATGCCTTAACTACCTGGCAAAAgattaaatatttacataaacacTCTCCTTTTCAAAAAATTTTCTTTTGCTTTGAATTTATTTTCCAGGTTTTAAGTGAAAGGGACTTTAGTTACCTAGTTTCTGTAGCCTAGTTTCTGGCATGAgaacaccaccactaccacaacACCCTCCACAACACCTTTAACTATACCTACCACACTTGATGCtccaccaccacatgcatactcCACCCACCACACTACCCGCTATACCCAACATTACCACATCCACTGTTGTACCCGACATCAGCACACCACTTCTATACCAAACATCACCACacccaccacacccaccacatGCATGGCTCCACCCATCACACAACCTGCTATACCCAACATCACCACACCATCCACTATACCCAACATCAACACACCACCTGCTATACCCAACATCATTACACACTGCTGTTCCCAACGTCAAACCACCCCTTTATAGTCAACAACACCTCACCGATTGCTGCACCCAACATCACCACACCCATTGCTACAACCAACATAGCATACCACCTGCTATACCCAACATCACAACGCTCACTGCTGTACCCAACATCACCACACCCAATGCTGTACCCAACATCACCACACCCATCGCTATACCCAACATCAGCACACCACCTGCTATACCCAACATCACAACACTCACTGCTGTACCCAACATCACCACACCCAATGCTGTACCCAACATCACCACACCCATCGCTATACCCAACATCAGCACACCACCTGCTATACCCAACATCACAACACTCACTGCTGGACCCAACATCACCACATCCAGTGCTGTACCCAACATCACAACACTCAGTGCTGGACCCAACATCACCACACCCAATGCTGTACCCAACATCACAACACTCACTGCTGGACCCAACATCACCACACCCAATGCTGTACCCAACATCACCACACCCAATGCTGTACCCAACATCACAACACTCAGTGCTGGACCCAACATCACCACACCCAATGCTGTACCCAACATCACAACACTCACTGCTGGACCCAACATCACCACACCCAATACTGTACCCAACATCACCACACCCAATACTGTACCCAACATCACCACACCCAATGCTATGCCCAACATCAGCACACCACCTGCTATACCCAACATCACAACACCCACTGCTGGACCCAACATCACCACACCCATCACTATACCCAACATCACAACACTCACTGCTGTACCCAACATCAACACACCCACCATTGTTCACGCTACAATCTGTCATAGACGcagtgggatagcccagtggttaaagcgttgattGATCATGCCAAatacccggattcgattcccaacatgatgTCCCTCATTGtacatgtgatattgctggaatatagctaaaagcggcgtaaaaccatactcactcactgactacgAGCTGTCACAATACACACGAGAACTTACTGTTTC includes the following:
- the LOC137278933 gene encoding uncharacterized protein, translated to MHTPPTTLPAIPNITTSTVVPDISTPLLYQTSPHPPHPPHAWLHPSHNLLYPTSPHHPLYPTSTHHLLYPTSLHTAVPNVKPPLYSQQHLTDCCTQHHHTHCYNQHSIPPAIPNITTLTAVPNITTPNAVPNITTPIAIPNISTPPAIPNITTLTAVPNITTPNAVPNITTPIAIPNISTPPAIPNITTLTAGPNITTSSAVPNITTLSAGPNITTPNAVPNITTLTAGPNITTPNAVPNITTPNAVPNITTLSAGPNITTPNAVPNITTLTAGPNITTPNTVPNITTPNTVPNITTPNAMPNISTPPAIPNITTPTAGPNITTPITIPNITTLTAVPNINTPTIVHATICHRRSGIAQWLKR